A stretch of Oreochromis aureus strain Israel breed Guangdong linkage group 11, ZZ_aureus, whole genome shotgun sequence DNA encodes these proteins:
- the rbfox1l gene encoding RNA binding protein fox-1 homolog 1-like translates to MLSSPTVILQPYGLPVYPQATTCYPSIVQGAPTQEAAPGSADPALPQVYAPPPSYPPPGQGPPTSASRLPTLDFSSAHASSEYQEHPQLRVYQGPQHDGGDSLTSGNTEDSLVPVTSDPQSLSVSVSSGGGAGSGSEEEGSGKTQPKRLHVSNIPFRFRDPDLRQMFGQFGKILDVEIIFNERGSKGFGFVTFENATEADRAREKLNGTIVEGRKIEVNNATARVVTKKPQTPLVNGEISTSGWKINPVMGAMYAPELYTVASFPYPVATPTLAYRGSALRGRGRAVYNTIRSTATTPAAVPTYPGVVYQDGLYGAEVYGGYPAAYRVAQSASAATATYSDGYGRVYAPEPYHHSVGPTTYGVGTMASLYRGGYNRFTPY, encoded by the exons CTCAGGAGGCTGCCCCAGGCAGTGCAGACCCTGCCCTGCCTCAGGTCTATGCCCCGCCTCCCTCTTACCCCCCACCAGGTCAAGGTCCCCCAACGTCCGCCAGCAGACTGCCAACTCTCGACTTTAGCTCTGCACATGCGAGCTCAGAGTACCAGGAACATCCCCAGCTCAGAGTCTATCAGGGCCCTCAGCACGATGGGGGCGACTCTCTGACATCTGGCAACACG GAGGACTCTTTGGTCCccgtgacctctgacccccaGTCTCTCAGTGTGTCCGTGTCATCGGGGGGCGGGGCAGGAAGCGGTAGCGAGGAAGAGGGGTCAGGTAAGACCCAACCGAAACGCCTCCATGTCTCGAACATCCCCTTTCGCTTTAGAGACCCAGACCTCCGCCAGATGTTTGGG CAATTTGGCAAGATCCTCGATGTAGAGATTATCTTCAATGAGAGGGGGTCAAAG GGCTTTGGATTCGTCACTTTCGAGAATGCCACCGAGGCTGACAGAGCAAGAGAAAAGCTGAACGGGACAATTGTGGAAGGGAGGAAGATCGAG GTTAATAATGCCACTGCACGAGTAGTTACCAAGAAACCCCAAACGCCTCTCGTGAACGGTGAAATCTCAA CTTCCGGTTGGAAGATCAACCCGGTCATGGGGGCCATGTACGCGCCTGAGCTCTATACAG TTGCCAGTTTTCCGTACCCTGTAGCGACTCCTACGCTGGCCTACCGCGGTTCAGCGCTGCGTGGTCGGGGTCGAGCTGTCTACAACACAATTCGCTCCACTGCAACCACACCTGCCGCTGTCCCCACCTACCCTGG ggTTGTGTATCAGGATGGACTGTATGGAGCAGAAGTCTAT GGCGGATACCCTGCAGCATACAGAGTGGCTCAGTCAGCATCTGCTGCCACTGCGACCTACAGTGATGG atatgGACGGGTTTACGCTCCAGAGCCCTATCACCACTCAGTCGGACCAACAACATATGGGGTCGGTACAATG GCCAGTTTGTACAGAGGAGGATACAACCGCTTCACCCCCTACTGA